One segment of Thermus tengchongensis DNA contains the following:
- the sdaAB gene encoding L-serine ammonia-lyase, iron-sulfur-dependent subunit beta: MGLLDMIGPVMVGPSSSHTAGACRLALLARHLLGERPRRVEFGLHGSFAKTGKGHGTHLALVAGILGFTPDDERLKESLSLAEKEGLEVAFKVVELGDVHPNTVRMVLEGEKERITVTGSSLGGGLVRIFDLDGFEVRITGAAPTLVIRNVDTPGVVARVARILADDEVNIAYLTVSRKKRGGEAMMSLEVDRPLPEVPLRYLEHLSYILWVRQIPPVMD, encoded by the coding sequence ATGGGTCTACTGGACATGATCGGCCCGGTGATGGTGGGGCCTTCCTCCAGCCACACCGCTGGCGCCTGCCGCCTGGCCCTTCTGGCCCGTCACCTCTTGGGGGAGAGGCCCAGGCGGGTGGAGTTTGGCCTCCACGGCTCCTTCGCCAAGACGGGAAAGGGCCACGGTACCCACCTGGCCCTGGTGGCGGGGATCCTGGGCTTTACCCCTGACGACGAAAGGCTTAAGGAAAGCCTTTCCCTAGCGGAGAAAGAAGGCCTCGAGGTGGCCTTCAAGGTAGTGGAGCTAGGGGATGTGCACCCCAACACCGTGCGCATGGTCCTGGAGGGGGAGAAGGAGCGCATCACCGTGACGGGAAGCTCCCTGGGAGGCGGATTGGTGCGCATCTTTGACCTGGATGGCTTCGAGGTGCGCATCACCGGGGCCGCCCCCACCCTGGTGATCCGCAACGTGGACACCCCGGGGGTGGTGGCCCGGGTGGCCCGCATCCTGGCCGATGACGAGGTGAACATTGCCTACCTCACGGTAAGCCGCAAGAAGCGGGGTGGGGAGGCCATGATGAGCCTCGAGGTGGACCGTCCCCTTCCCGAGGTCCCCTTGAGGTACCTGGAGCACCTCTCCTACATCCTCTGGGTGCGGCAGATCCCCCCGGTTATGGACTAA
- a CDS encoding dihydrodipicolinate synthase family protein, with protein sequence MILPPIPTPFDREGRLDAEAFRELAEALEPLVDGLLIYGSNGEGVHLTPEERAQGLRALSPKKPFLVGLMEETLPQAERALLEAKEAGAMALLATPPRYYHGSLGEGLLTYYQALADRMPVFLYHVPQNTKVDLPLPAVEALAAHPQVLGIKDSSGDLTRLAFYQAHLKDFRVFTGHAPTFLGALALGAEGGILAAANLAPRAYRALLEAFRGGRLEEAQALQRRLFPLGDLLAKGGVPLLKQALRHLGLPAGYPRPPYPEESPFWPAFLPELESLKEEGWIL encoded by the coding sequence ATGATCCTTCCTCCCATCCCCACTCCCTTTGACCGGGAAGGCCGCCTGGACGCGGAAGCCTTTCGGGAACTGGCGGAAGCCCTAGAACCCCTGGTAGACGGGCTTCTCATCTACGGCTCCAACGGGGAGGGCGTCCACCTGACCCCGGAGGAGCGGGCCCAGGGCCTGCGGGCCCTGAGCCCCAAGAAGCCCTTCCTGGTGGGCCTCATGGAGGAAACCCTGCCCCAGGCGGAGCGGGCCCTCCTGGAGGCTAAGGAAGCGGGGGCCATGGCCCTCCTGGCCACCCCGCCCCGCTACTACCACGGAAGCCTCGGGGAAGGGCTTCTCACCTACTACCAAGCCCTAGCGGACAGGATGCCCGTCTTCCTCTACCACGTGCCCCAGAACACCAAGGTGGACCTCCCCCTCCCTGCGGTGGAGGCCTTGGCGGCCCACCCGCAGGTCCTGGGCATCAAGGACTCCAGCGGGGACCTAACCCGCCTGGCCTTTTACCAGGCCCATCTGAAGGATTTCCGGGTCTTCACCGGCCACGCCCCCACCTTCCTGGGGGCCTTGGCCCTGGGCGCGGAAGGGGGCATCCTGGCCGCGGCCAACCTGGCCCCTAGGGCCTACCGGGCCCTCTTGGAAGCCTTCCGCGGGGGACGCCTGGAGGAGGCCCAAGCCCTCCAGCGGCGGCTTTTCCCCTTGGGGGACCTCCTCGCCAAGGGGGGGGTGCCCCTCCTCAAGCAGGCCCTCCGCCACCTGGGTCTGCCCGCGGGCTACCCCCGGCCGCCCTATCCTGAGGAAAGCCCCTTCTGGCCGGCCTTTTTGCCGGAGCTGGAAAGCCTGAAGGAAGAGGGGTGGATCCTATGA
- the cdd gene encoding cytidine deaminase, with the protein MEKVREILKAHVGRAYAPYSGFPVVALVEAEGEVFLGVNVENASFPLSQCAERNAVAAMVLAGKRRLERVHIYSPRGPIPPCGGCRQVLLEFGGPEAEVVMHGPEGYEVRSLGELLPLGFKL; encoded by the coding sequence ATGGAGAAGGTTAGGGAAATCCTGAAGGCCCACGTGGGGCGGGCCTACGCTCCCTATTCCGGCTTTCCCGTGGTGGCCCTGGTGGAGGCGGAGGGGGAGGTGTTCTTGGGGGTGAACGTGGAAAACGCCTCCTTTCCCCTCTCCCAGTGCGCGGAGCGCAACGCGGTGGCGGCCATGGTCCTGGCGGGGAAGAGGAGGCTGGAGCGGGTGCACATCTATAGCCCCAGAGGCCCCATTCCCCCCTGCGGGGGGTGCCGCCAGGTGCTCTTGGAGTTCGGCGGGCCCGAGGCGGAGGTGGTGATGCACGGGCCCGAGGGGTACGAGGTGCGCTCCTTGGGGGAGCTCCTTCCCCTCGGCTTCAAGCTCTAA
- a CDS encoding hemolysin family protein, with amino-acid sequence MDRPPSRWLFFLPFGTVALAQSQAPSPGDLFLLALFLVLSAFFSASETAFTTLYPWKVRELSEAQGGPFRLLAQDITRFLTTILVGNNLVNIAATALVTDLATRAFGSVGVGVATGVMTFLILFFGEITPKSIAVHHAVPLARVAAWPIYLLSVLLYPVGRFFSLVSVSLLKVLGLEPRGTPLVSEQELKLILAGAEESGTIEAQEEEMIHSILELEETPVREIMTPRVDMVAIEADATLEDFLHLFREHRYSRVPVYRESVDHIVGVAYAKDLLDYYCEEDLKARTVASIAHPPYFVPENMDAWTLLRELRRRKVHMAIVVDEFGGTAGLVTLEDVMEEIVGEIYDETDEPEDLAIRRLPDGSFSIQAQTPVDEVSEALGVKLPEGEYDTLSGFLYEQFGRIPSVGESVEWQGFRFVVESADQRRIERVRVERLVEHGEG; translated from the coding sequence ATGGACAGACCTCCCAGTCGGTGGCTCTTCTTCTTGCCCTTCGGCACCGTAGCCCTGGCCCAGTCCCAAGCCCCTAGTCCTGGGGACCTTTTTCTTTTGGCCCTCTTCCTGGTCCTTTCCGCCTTCTTTTCCGCCAGCGAGACCGCCTTCACCACCCTCTACCCCTGGAAGGTGCGGGAGCTTTCGGAAGCCCAAGGGGGGCCCTTCCGCCTCTTGGCCCAGGACATCACCCGCTTCCTCACCACCATCCTGGTGGGCAACAACCTGGTGAACATCGCCGCCACCGCCTTGGTCACGGACCTGGCCACCCGGGCCTTCGGCTCGGTGGGGGTGGGGGTGGCCACCGGGGTCATGACCTTCCTGATCCTTTTCTTCGGGGAGATCACCCCCAAGTCCATCGCCGTGCACCACGCCGTACCCCTGGCCCGGGTGGCCGCCTGGCCCATCTACCTCCTCTCCGTCCTCCTCTACCCGGTGGGGCGCTTCTTTAGCCTGGTTTCCGTTTCCCTGCTCAAGGTGCTGGGCCTCGAGCCCCGGGGCACGCCCCTGGTGTCCGAGCAGGAGCTCAAGCTCATCCTGGCGGGGGCGGAGGAGTCCGGCACCATCGAGGCCCAGGAGGAGGAGATGATCCACTCCATCCTGGAGCTGGAGGAAACCCCGGTGCGGGAGATCATGACCCCGCGGGTGGACATGGTGGCCATCGAGGCCGACGCCACTTTGGAGGACTTCCTCCACCTCTTCCGCGAGCACCGCTACAGCCGGGTGCCCGTGTACCGGGAGAGCGTGGACCACATCGTGGGGGTGGCTTACGCCAAAGACCTCCTGGACTACTACTGCGAGGAGGACCTCAAAGCGCGCACCGTGGCCTCCATCGCCCACCCCCCCTACTTCGTGCCCGAGAACATGGACGCCTGGACCCTCCTGCGGGAGCTTAGGCGCCGGAAGGTGCACATGGCCATCGTGGTGGACGAGTTCGGGGGCACGGCGGGCCTGGTGACCCTCGAGGACGTGATGGAGGAGATCGTGGGGGAGATCTACGACGAAACCGACGAGCCGGAGGATTTGGCTATCCGCAGGCTTCCCGACGGCTCCTTTTCCATCCAGGCCCAGACCCCCGTGGACGAGGTCTCCGAGGCCTTAGGGGTGAAGCTTCCCGAGGGGGAGTACGACACCCTCTCGGGCTTCCTCTACGAGCAGTTCGGGCGCATCCCCAGCGTGGGGGAGAGCGTGGAGTGGCAGGGCTTCCGCTTCGTGGTGGAAAGCGCCGACCAAAGGCGCATCGAACGGGTGCGGGTGGAAAGGCTTGTGGAGCATGGAGAAGGTTAG
- a CDS encoding MarR family winged helix-turn-helix transcriptional regulator, with translation MNGPPLTLVEELSRLGYTLMRLLFARAKEVFAKEGISPLQAEALRLVAEGVRLPSRLAEHLEVLPSQVSHLLASLEEAGLLERHPDPEDRRRVQLQLTPKGKAVQERLQAAWLEAYRQHLSRLNTAELLAFRDLLKKLTEVERG, from the coding sequence ATGAATGGTCCGCCCCTCACCCTGGTGGAAGAGCTTTCCCGGTTGGGCTACACCCTCATGCGCCTCCTCTTTGCCCGGGCCAAGGAGGTCTTCGCTAAGGAAGGGATTTCCCCCCTGCAGGCGGAGGCGCTCCGCCTGGTGGCCGAGGGGGTGCGGCTGCCCTCGAGGCTGGCCGAGCACCTGGAGGTCCTGCCCTCCCAGGTCTCCCACCTCCTGGCCTCCTTGGAAGAAGCCGGGCTCCTGGAGCGCCACCCCGACCCCGAGGACCGGCGGCGGGTCCAGCTCCAGCTCACCCCCAAGGGAAAGGCGGTGCAAGAGCGGCTCCAGGCGGCCTGGCTGGAGGCCTACCGCCAGCACCTTAGCCGCCTGAACACCGCGGAGCTTCTGGCCTTCCGCGACCTGCTGAAAAAGCTCACGGAGGTGGAGCGTGGCTAG
- a CDS encoding TolC family protein yields MARLWALLFLLVPALASGHALVPLREHPLLRQAQALLEAARKGLEAQAAPLALNLQGNYARLGYECTPASLCPSLPATGGSLTLSLVLTPFPFGETADGLARAQIAYRRAELGYRKALTALQAQAVAAYGRHRQALLGVEAATKGVELAEKALEAARKRQANAKELREAELALLEAQNRLEEARRGLELAKQAALGLVDLERPLPEIPPPKGSTPLALEEARLSVAEAEIAYGSALRALLPQVQASYLLYPSGNDTLALSLSSRSLQPTLSYTRQDPARQPTPVPGGGSYRTQEELRLSLSLTLSPGLLAALEAANLQKQGAEEALRAAEIQAHLQEASLRHALQGAEAALALAQRHLAAQEQALEETRKRLALGLESPLGLLQAELSWMQARLGLAQAESEYRNRLMELYQFYGELLPEVNP; encoded by the coding sequence GTGGCTAGGCTTTGGGCCCTTCTCTTCCTCCTGGTCCCGGCCCTGGCCAGCGGCCACGCCCTAGTGCCCTTGCGGGAGCACCCCCTCCTCCGCCAGGCCCAAGCCCTTCTGGAGGCGGCGCGCAAGGGGCTGGAAGCCCAGGCCGCCCCCCTCGCCCTCAACCTCCAGGGCAACTACGCCCGGCTGGGCTACGAGTGCACCCCCGCCTCCCTCTGCCCAAGCCTCCCCGCCACGGGGGGGAGCCTCACCCTGTCCCTGGTCCTCACGCCCTTCCCCTTCGGAGAGACCGCAGACGGGCTAGCAAGGGCCCAGATCGCCTACCGCCGGGCGGAACTGGGCTACCGCAAGGCCCTCACCGCCCTGCAGGCCCAGGCGGTGGCCGCATACGGCCGTCACCGCCAGGCCCTTTTGGGGGTGGAGGCGGCAACCAAGGGCGTGGAGCTGGCGGAGAAAGCCCTGGAGGCCGCCAGAAAGCGCCAGGCCAACGCCAAGGAGCTGCGCGAGGCGGAGCTTGCTCTCCTGGAGGCGCAAAACCGCCTGGAGGAGGCCCGCCGCGGCCTGGAGCTGGCCAAGCAGGCGGCGCTAGGGCTGGTGGACCTGGAAAGGCCCCTTCCCGAGATCCCCCCGCCCAAGGGGAGCACACCCCTTGCCCTGGAGGAGGCCCGCCTAAGCGTGGCGGAGGCCGAGATCGCCTACGGGAGTGCCCTCCGCGCCCTCTTGCCCCAGGTGCAGGCCAGCTACCTCCTCTACCCTAGCGGCAACGACACCCTGGCCCTTTCCCTTTCCAGCCGCTCCCTGCAGCCCACCCTCTCCTACACCCGGCAGGACCCGGCCCGCCAGCCCACCCCGGTGCCGGGCGGGGGCAGCTACCGCACCCAGGAGGAGCTCCGGCTTTCCCTCTCCCTCACCCTCTCCCCTGGGCTCCTGGCGGCCCTGGAGGCGGCCAACCTCCAGAAGCAGGGGGCAGAGGAGGCCCTGCGGGCGGCCGAGATCCAGGCCCATCTCCAGGAGGCCAGCCTGCGCCACGCCCTTCAAGGGGCCGAGGCCGCCTTGGCCCTGGCCCAAAGGCACCTGGCCGCACAAGAGCAGGCCCTGGAGGAAACCCGAAAGCGCCTGGCCCTGGGGCTGGAAAGCCCCTTGGGCCTCCTCCAGGCTGAACTCTCGTGGATGCAGGCCCGCCTGGGCCTGGCGCAAGCGGAAAGCGAGTACCGAAACCGTCTGATGGAGCTCTACCAGTTCTACGGCGAGCTTTTACCGGAGGTAAATCCATGA
- a CDS encoding TolC family protein → MKRALLTLLLLLPALAQPLPEALKRAPEVAGVVTARLDYETKQKDLARTLQDPLRTALAELQARQAWELAEAKLKRALAQAESEIVSAYTQAYEALLQVDLAEKAVEVAELGLKATEIRLKGGGATSLDLLEAQNRLLEARKNLELARRGRDSALAALANLVGPWKPESVQELPALPEGKVVETLLQEHVDLLQLKQSLVLLRFQRGLLDESFVPRKEIEALEDQIQTLEANLANLERSLRVGLEARYRQLSPLLQGVKTTEEAYRAAQERYRAEEKRFQAGLTSRLSLLQQELALKQAELAWEQAKHAYLKAYYGLLASR, encoded by the coding sequence ATGAAACGAGCCCTTTTGACCCTTCTCCTCCTGCTCCCCGCCCTGGCCCAGCCCCTCCCCGAGGCCCTGAAGCGGGCCCCCGAGGTGGCAGGGGTGGTCACGGCCCGTTTGGACTACGAAACCAAACAGAAAGACCTGGCCCGCACCCTCCAGGACCCCTTGCGCACCGCCTTGGCCGAGCTACAGGCGCGCCAAGCCTGGGAACTGGCCGAGGCCAAGCTCAAAAGGGCCCTGGCCCAGGCGGAAAGCGAGATCGTTTCCGCCTACACCCAGGCCTATGAAGCCCTCCTGCAGGTGGATCTGGCGGAAAAAGCCGTGGAGGTGGCCGAGCTGGGGCTCAAGGCCACGGAGATCCGCCTCAAGGGAGGTGGGGCCACCAGCCTGGACCTCCTGGAGGCGCAGAACCGCCTCCTGGAGGCCAGGAAGAACCTGGAGCTAGCCCGAAGGGGGCGGGATAGCGCCTTGGCCGCCTTGGCGAACCTGGTGGGTCCATGGAAGCCGGAAAGCGTTCAGGAACTTCCAGCTCTCCCTGAGGGTAAGGTGGTGGAGACCCTTCTTCAGGAACACGTCGACCTCCTGCAGCTGAAGCAGTCTTTGGTCCTTCTCCGCTTCCAGCGGGGTCTCTTGGACGAAAGCTTCGTTCCGAGGAAGGAAATCGAGGCCTTAGAGGACCAGATCCAAACCCTCGAGGCCAACCTGGCCAACCTGGAGCGTTCCTTAAGGGTAGGACTGGAGGCCAGGTACCGACAGCTGTCCCCCCTCCTGCAAGGGGTGAAAACAACGGAAGAGGCGTACCGGGCAGCCCAGGAGCGGTACCGGGCCGAGGAAAAACGCTTCCAAGCCGGGCTCACAAGCCGCCTCTCCCTCCTGCAGCAGGAGCTTGCCCTGAAGCAGGCGGAGCTTGCTTGGGAGCAGGCCAAGCACGCCTACCTGAAGGCCTACTACGGCCTTTTGGCCTCGAGGTGA
- a CDS encoding efflux RND transporter periplasmic adaptor subunit: MRRLLLLLPLLLFACAPKKAEAPAQEAQAPLALQVRVVEAKRGVLEREVRASGSLQAERDSLVAAGAAGRVLKTLPAGTPVRAGEGVVYLDPAPFQEALEAARLNLRQAEANLERARNQLLGNRAALQAQLEAAKVQLEAAKRRYEEGQALLQAGALAPLDLKALEAQLRQAQSAYENAREALSRLERAEDLRLLELQVEGARLQVRQAERNLKESVVRAPFAGEVVEVFVKEGEFLGTGSRAFRLATTDRLLAKVYLPPEKASALGPETPFTLRQNGQEVAARLLRKSELPGQNRLVEVVLEPQGPLLPGPAEARYRERVAEGVRLPAGAVRIQESEAVVYRVEDGRAREVRVRLVAQEGTQAVVEGLPEGAQVIYPVPEGLKDGDPVEVLP, translated from the coding sequence ATGCGCCGACTCCTCCTTCTCCTACCCCTCCTCCTCTTCGCCTGCGCCCCCAAGAAGGCGGAGGCCCCTGCCCAGGAAGCCCAAGCCCCCCTGGCCCTCCAGGTGCGGGTGGTGGAGGCCAAGCGGGGCGTCCTGGAACGGGAAGTGCGGGCCTCCGGCAGCCTGCAGGCGGAACGGGACAGCCTGGTGGCCGCCGGGGCCGCAGGCCGGGTGCTCAAGACCCTCCCCGCAGGCACCCCGGTGCGGGCCGGGGAAGGGGTGGTCTACCTGGACCCCGCCCCCTTCCAGGAGGCCCTGGAAGCCGCAAGGCTCAACCTCCGCCAGGCGGAGGCCAACCTGGAGCGGGCGCGGAACCAGCTCCTGGGCAACCGGGCCGCCCTCCAGGCCCAGCTGGAGGCGGCCAAGGTGCAGCTGGAAGCCGCCAAGAGGCGCTACGAGGAAGGCCAGGCCCTCCTCCAGGCGGGCGCCTTGGCCCCCCTGGACCTCAAGGCCCTCGAGGCCCAGCTCCGCCAGGCGCAAAGCGCCTACGAGAACGCCCGGGAAGCCCTCTCCCGCCTGGAGCGGGCCGAGGACCTCAGGCTCTTGGAGCTCCAGGTGGAAGGGGCCAGGCTCCAGGTGCGTCAGGCGGAACGGAACCTCAAGGAGAGCGTGGTGCGGGCCCCCTTCGCTGGGGAGGTGGTGGAGGTCTTCGTAAAGGAAGGGGAGTTCCTGGGCACGGGTAGCCGCGCCTTCCGCCTGGCCACCACCGACCGCCTCCTGGCCAAGGTCTACCTGCCCCCGGAAAAGGCCAGCGCCCTGGGGCCGGAAACCCCCTTCACCCTGCGCCAAAACGGACAGGAGGTGGCGGCCAGGCTTCTGCGCAAGTCCGAGCTCCCGGGCCAGAACCGCCTGGTGGAGGTGGTGCTAGAGCCCCAGGGGCCCCTTCTGCCCGGCCCCGCCGAGGCCCGCTACCGGGAGCGGGTGGCGGAAGGGGTTCGCTTGCCCGCCGGCGCGGTGCGCATTCAGGAGAGCGAAGCGGTGGTCTACCGGGTGGAGGACGGCCGGGCCCGGGAAGTCCGGGTGCGGCTGGTGGCCCAGGAAGGGACCCAGGCGGTGGTGGAGGGCTTGCCCGAAGGGGCCCAGGTCATCTACCCCGTCCCCGAAGGCCTTAAGGACGGCGACCCCGTGGAGGTGCTCCCGTGA